GAAGACAAAAATCACAACTTGTGGTTTGGCGCCTACGGTGGTGGCTTGTACAAATACGATGGAAACACGTTTACCAACTATACCATCAAAGAAGGTTTAACAACCGACTCACCCTACTCCATCATTGCTGATAAAGAAAATCATATCTGGATTGGTAGCAGCAGAGGCATCGATCGTTTTGATGAAAAAACGAAAACGTTTGTGCACTATGGAAAGTCGGAAGGTTTCCTAGGTGTTGAAACCAACCCGAATGCCGTATGCATGGACAAAGAAGGAAACCTTTGGTATGGAAGCATTATGGGCGCAGTTCGCTATTCTCCGAAAGAAGACAAACCGAACTCGGTTGAGCCGGTTACGTTCATCACCGGTTTAAAATTGTTTATGAAAGATTTTGAATTTCCGGATGATGCACGATTCAAGTACAACGAAAATCATTTGACGTTCAACTTTGTGGGAGTGAGTTTAAACAATCCCGAAAAAGTAAAATACCAATACAAATTAGAAGGATTTGATAAAGATTGGCTTCCGGGCTATACAACAGCCAACGAAGCAGTTTATTCCAACTTGCCTCCGGGAACGTATACGTTTTTAGTACGTGCATTTAATAACGATGGAACAGGAAACATCCGAGCAACAGAATATAAATTTCAAATTGCTCCACCATTTTGGCAAACAGCGGTGTTTTATGTTTTAGTATTTGCCTTCGCGATTTTTGGATTGTATGTATTTGATAAGATGCGTACACAAAAATTAAAGAATGCAAAAAAATTATTGGAAGACAAAGTAGAAGAACGTACCGAAGAGTTGGCGATTAAAAATGCTGAGCTGGCAGAAAAAAACAAAGACATTACCGATAGTATCCGTTATGCAAAACGCATTCAGGAAGCCATCCTTCCTCCGGAAAATGTTATCAGATCGCACTTCCCGAACTCGTTCGTATTCTCTAAACCGAAAGACATTGTGAGTGGCGACTTCTATTGGTTAGAGAAAAAAGGAGATGAAATATTATTTGCAGCAGTAGATTGTACCGGACATGGTGTTCCCGGAGCGTTTATGAGTATTGTGGGTTACAATATTTTAAACCAAGCGGTGAACGAAAACATTGCGGTGATTCCTTCTAAGTTGTTAGATAAATTAAACAAAGGCGTAAGCGAAACCTTGAATCAAACTTCGGTGGATGCGCGTTTGCGCGATGGAATGGACATTGCCTTGTGTGCTATTAATTTCAAAACAATGGAATTGCAATATGCCGGAGCTTACAATCCGTTGTTTATTGTGCGCGGAAAAGAATTGATTGAAGTAAAAGCAGACAACATTGCGATTGGAAGTTATACCGATGCACAAACACAAAATTATACCAACCACATTGTTCCGATTCAAAAAGGCGATACCATTTATATTTTCTCCGATGGTTTTGCCGATCAGTTTGGTGGACCAGATGGTAAAAAATTCAAACAAGCACAATTCAAAACCATGCTCCTCAACTTAAACGGAGTTTCCATGGAACAACAACAAATTGCCTTGGAGCGTTCTATTGAAGAATGGAGAGGAGTATTGCAACAGGTGGATGATATGTTGGTGATTGGGGTAAGAGTGTAAACAAAAAATCGCCACGCTATGGCGTAAACATTTCCATATTGGGCATATTTACGCCATGTTATGGCGAGTATATACAAGTTACCAGTAATGCTAAAAAGAACAACCATAATCCTATCAATTAGCTTACTGACCTTCACAGTATCAGGACAGAGTATTTTTCAAAAAACATTTGGAACGACAGCTTACGAAGAAATTTGGGGTCTCGACAAAACTTATGACGGAGGATTTGTTCTAGGTGGATATACTGGATTTGGAAATGCTTACATAATCAAGCTAACTGCTATCGGAGACACATCTTGGACACGAGATATTAATGTCGGAGGAATGGATTTGATTTATACAATTCAACAAACTAACGACAGCGGATTTATTGCAGCAGGACGAACTAATGGATTTGGAGCAGGAGGATTAGATATGTTATTAATAAAATTAGATGCTAATGGAAACAACCAATGGACGAAAGCGATTGGAGGAAGTGCTGATGAAACTGTAAATTCAATCGAGCAAACATTGGACGGAGGATTTATTATTGCTGGAAATACTTATAGCTTTAGTTCAGGACTCAATGACTTTTATATTGTTAAAACAAACTCAATCGGAAATATTGTTTGGAGTAAAAGTATTGGAGGCGTTGGAAATGATAATGCATATTCAATTATTCAGAATACCGACAGCAGTTATATCGCAGTTGGTTTAACTTCAAGTGTTGGAGCTGGGGGCAACGACCTTCTTGCAACTAAATTTGACAAAAATGGAAATGTGACGTGGATGAAAACTTATGGAGGTGGAGGAGATGACAGGGCAAATTCAATTCAACAAACTTCCGATGGAGGATTTATTATTTCTGGAGTAACGAACAGCTTTGGCGCTGGGAATTACGATTTTTATTTAATCAAAACAGATAGTAGCGGAAATCCTACTTTTCAAAAAACACTTGGAGGAGTTGGGAATGAATGGTCTTATTGTGTTCAGCAGACAAATGATTTAGGATATATATTGACGGGATATACAACAAGTTTTGGAGCAGGGAGTTCAGATTATTACTTTATCAAAACCAATTCAATCGGAGATACAACTTGGACAAAAACATTCGGTGGTTCAATGGATGACTATGCAACAAACGTAAAACAAACTCCCGACAATGGCTACGCCATTGTTGGTTATGGGCAAAGTTTTGGTGCTGGAAGTCATGATTTTTATTTTGTGAAAACCGACAGTAATGGAAATGGAATTTGCAATCAAAATACTACAGCCACAATCGTGAACTCTCCAATCTCAACTGTAACTATTCCAACTTTGACAATTTCTAGTGGCGGGACTGTGAATAGCGTAATTCCAATTTTAAATAGCGGAACAATAGTAAACACTTTGTGCACAAATGTTGGAATAGAAATAATCGACAAGGAAAACGTAGACATTAATTTTTTTCCGAATCCTTTGACAGATTATGCTACACTGAATTTTGAAAATCCTGAAAATAGAAAATACATTTTTAATTTATATAATGTTCAAGGACAATTGGTTCGTAAAATTGAGCAAGTAACAACAGAAACAATAATTCTTGAGAGACAGAATTTATTGAATGGTTTATATTTCTTCCAACTTATAACAGGCGCTGGAGTTGAAATGAATGGTAAATTGATAATTGAATAAAGCACAACTGGTAACACAGGTCTGGCGCCATTTGGGCATTTTGCTTCGGAATACAAATTTGAGTACATTTGATAATCAGGCTTCGCAATTGAAATTATAGTAAGAAACCCAAACGAGCGCCAGGCCTGGGAACGTTAGCTGCAACTGCCGCCAAAATCTTAACATTGAAAAACCATTGACAGAATTAGCATGTTTTATACTGACATAAAAAATTGGAAAGGATTATTTTATGGAGTTGCTTATGGACTTTTTGCAAGAGCAATTTTTTCAATGGAAGACTTCACAGAGGATAAGCCATTTTTTCCAACATTTGGACTAATGACAATTTCATTTATGTTTATAGTTCCATTTGTAATTGGCCTAATTACATCTTATCACCAAGACAAAATAACAAGTTCTAGAAAAATTGCAATCATAACAATGCCAATTTTTTCAGTTATTGGACTTGTGGGAGTTTCATTACTTTTTGGACAAGAAGGAATAATTTGTGCATTAATGGCCTTACCGGTTTTTCTTTTTATGTCTTTACTTGGTGGACTTATTGGAACAAGAGTATTCAAGCGAAACAAAACAGATAAATTGTATGTTTCATTATTTGTTTTTCTTCCATTTTTAATTGCGCCATTTGAAAATCAACTTGGACTGACTGACAAAATATTTACAGAACACACTTCAATTGAAATCAACTCAACTGACAAAATTGTTTGGAGCAATATTACAAGAGTAAAACCAATTTCAGAAAGAGAGAACAACAATTCGCTTTTTCAATTCATGGGTTTTCCTAGACCAATAAAGGCTGAACTTGACACAATTGCAATAGGAGGAATAAGGAAAGCCATTTTTGCTCGTGGATTATTTTTTACCGAGACTGTTACTCAAATGAAACCAGACAAAATATTAGCATTTAATATTGTCGCTGACCCAAAATCAATTCCACCAAAAGCACTTGACGAACATGTTACGGTTGGTGGTAAATATTTTGACGTTTTAGAAGGTAAGTATGAAATTGAAAAAATAAATGAAGACAAATTAACTTTACATTTGACTTCACAATTTAGACTTTCAACAAGATTTAATTTTTACAGTGGACTTTGGAGTAAGTTAATAATGAGAGACATTCAAAAAAACATTTTAGAAATAATTAGAGAGAGAAGTGAACAACAAAAAAGCAGCAGCAGCTAACAGCGTGCAAACGAAAGCCGCTGGTTTGCAATAATTTGAAAGTTCAGATATTTCTTTTAAGTTTGTATTAGGTTTGCAGTTCAGCGCTTTGGTTTCGCGGCCTTCGTTTGCACGCAAACCGTTATCAGCAACCCTAAAACCCGACAGTGCGACCATTAACCGACAGACATAAACCGACCGACAATGCAATTTTCGGCAAAGCCGTTTGGCTATCCCTTCGCAAAATAAAAAGAGCTGCAAAGCCACCCACAAGCCGACCCGCTTTTGCAGCACATTTTATTTTGCCCAACCGCACTAACGCGCCACCCGACAATTTTCTGCACACCCAACAATATTTCTTCGTATCTTTGACCCCGTGAAAAAAGTCTTTACACTCATATTTAGTTTTTATTTGTTGACACTGGCAGTTATGCCGTGCAGCGACAAGGACGACTGTAAATATCTGAGTGCCGACCAATCTACATTCACCACAACCGACCATTCTGACCACGACAGCGACACAGAACATTGCACCCCGTTTTGTATGTGTGCTTGCTGCGGACAATCTTTCAACAGTTCAATTTTATCCTGCCGCTTCTTGCCGCTTTTCCATATTATCAGTAAAAAATTTCCTATTTACAACGCCTCGTTTGTTTCTGAGGTGTATTTGTCTATTTGGCAACCGCCAAAACTCAGTTAATGAATTTCTGATATTCCGCTGAAAACGGAACAAAACAAAACTACTTGCAGTGCTGTCGCACCGCAAGTAATCCTGTATTCATTCATCAAACTGATTAAAAAAATGTTAGACAAAATAATTGCGTTCAGCATAAAAAATAAATTCATCATCGCACTGATGACACTTGCTCTCATTGTTTGGGGAGTGTGGAGTGCAACTAAACTGCCTATTGATGCAGTTCCCGACATCACCAACAATCAAGTGCAAATCATTACGGTTTGCCCAACCCTTGCAGGACAAGAGGTTGAACAGTTGGTAACTTACCCAATAGAACAAAGCATTGCCAACCTTCCCGACTTGGAAGAGTTGCGGAGCATTTCCCGTTTCGGACTTTCGGTAATTACAGTGGTATTTGACGACAAAGTGAACATCTACTTTGCAAGACAATTGATTAACGAACGACTAAAGGAAGCCGAAAGCAAAATACCCAAAGGTGTTGGCACACCCGAATTAGCACCCGTTAGCACAGGTTTGGGAGAAGTGTATCAATACATCATTCATCCAAAAAAAGGCAGCGAAAGCAAATATACCGCTATGGACTTGCGGACAATGCAAGACTGGATTGTTGCCCGACAACTTTATGGAACACCCGGTATTGCAGAGGTGAATAGTTTTGGCGGACAACTCAAACAATATGAAGTTGCCGTAAACCCCGACAGACTTATTGCAATGGGAATAACCATTCCAGAGATTTTTACCGCCTTAGAAAAGAACAACGAAAATACAGGCGGGGCTTACATTGACAAAAAGCCAAATGCCTATTTTATTCGTGGAGTTGGTTTGATTGGTTCGTTTGACGACATCAAAAACATTGTGGTAAAGACAAATCCTAATGGCATTCCTATTTTAATAAAAGATGTTGCCGAAGTGCATTTAGGTAGTGCCGTGCGATATGGTGCAATGACTTACAACGGTGAAGTAGATGCAGTAGGTGGAGTTGTAATGATGCTGAAAGGTGCAAATAGTGCCGATGTGGTAAGCCGTATTAAAGATAAAATGGCAACCATTCAAAAATCATTGCCAAAAGATGTAGTAATTGAACCCTACTTAGATAGAACAGATTTGGTAAACCGTGCAATCAGCACAGTTGAAAAAAACCTGATTGAAGGAGCATTAATAGTAATCTTCGTTTTGGTTTTGTTTCTTGGAAATCTTCGTGCAGGATTGATTGTAGCTTCTGCCATTCCTTTATCAATGTTGTTTGCATTGGGCTTAATGAATGTATTTGGCGTAAGTGCAAACCTAATGAGCTTAGGAGCAATTGACTTTGGTCTAATTGTGGACGGTGCAGTAATTATTGTAGAAGCCACTTTGCACCATTTAGGAATGCGAAAAGCCATCGGCAAACTTTCACAATCAGAAATGGATAATGAAGTTTTCGTTTCCGCATCTAAAATCCGAAGCAGTGCCGCTTTTGGAGAAATAATTATCCTTATTGTTTACATTCCAATTCTTACCTTGGTAGGTATCGAGGGCAAAATGTTTAGCCCAATGGCTCAAACGGTTTCTTTCGCCATTATTGGGGCGTTGATTTTATCACTTACCTATATTCCAATGATGTGTGCAGCGTTCCTTTCTAAAAACGTTTCGCACAAGAAAACATTGAGCGATAGAATGATGAACTTTTTCCAACGCATTTATGCACCACTTTTGGAAAAAGCAATCCGTTTCAAAAAAGTAATTGTAGGTGTAACAGTTGCCGTATTTGTGGTTTCCGTGTTCCTGTTTTCAAGAATGGGCGGTGAATTTATCCCAACCTTACAGGAAGGCGATTTTGCTTTTCACTGCATATTACCGCAAGGCACATCACTTTCACAAAGTTTAGAAACCTCAATGCAAGCATCAAGACTTATCAAAGAATTTGACGAGGTAAAAATGGTAGTTGGCAAAACAGGTGCTGCCGAAGTTCCCACCGACCCAATGCCACCCGAAGCAACGGATATGATGATAATTTTGAAACCACAAAGCGAATGGAAACGTGATGTTTCTTATGATGAATTGGCAGAAGAGTTTGAAGAAAGATTAAACACAATCCCTGGGGTATTCTTTGAAAAGAACCAACCCATACAAATGCGGTTTAATGAATTGATGACAGGTATTCGCCAAGACGTTGCAGTAAAAATATTTGGTGAAAATATGGACACACTTTTAAACTATGCCAATAAAGTAAATTCAGTTGTGCAAAGTGTGGACGGTGCAACAGAACCAAGTGTTGAACGAGTGGCAGGACTTCCGCAAATCGTAATCAAATACAATCGTTCTCAAATTGCCAATTACGGGTTGAATATTGAGGACATCAACCACATTGTTTCTACTTCTTTTGCTGGAGGAAGTGCAGGAGTTGTATATGAAAACGAACGCAAATTTGAATTAGTAGTTCGTCTTGACAGCACACACCGCAACAACATTGACGATGTGAGCCATTTGTATATCCCAACTACCAACGGAACGCAAATTCCATTATCCCAAGTTGCAGAAATCAAAATGGAATTGGGGCCTGCACAAATTAGCCGTGAAGATGGCAAACGTAGAATAGTGGTGGGCTTCAACATCAAAGGCAGAGATGTAGAAAGTGTAGTTACCGACATACAAAAAGAACTGAATGAAAAAGTAAAATTACCGGAAGGTTATTATTACACCTATGGAGGAACATTTGAAAACCTACAAGCAGCATCCAAGCGACTAATGATTGCTTTGCCAGTAGCTTTAGCACTCATTTTTATGTTGCTCTATTTCACGTTCAGTTCAGTAAAACAGGCAGCTCTAATTTATACCGCCATTCCAATGAGTGCAATTGGTGGTGTATTCGCTTTGCTCATTCGTGATATGCCTTTCAGCATTTCGGCAGGTATTGGCTTTATTGCATTGTTCGGTGTAGCAGTCTTAAATGGAATTGTGCTGATTGGAACTTTCAACCAGTTGGCAAAAGATGGAATGACAGACATAATCCAACGCATAAAAGAAGGAACTAAAATCCGTTTGCGACCTGTGTTAATGACTGCCACCGTTGCATCATTGGGATTTTTACCAATGGCACTTTCACACGGTGCAGGAGCAGAAGTGCAAAAACCATTGGCAACCGTTGTAATAGGCGGTTTGCTTACAGCAACTTTCTTAACTCTATTTGTTTTGCCTTTGTTGTATGTTCTATTTTCACCTAAAAGAAAAATCAATATTTCAACGGCAAGCATTTTAGTTTTTGCTTTGCTTTCTTTTAATGCTGCCAATGCACAATCGCCAACAACAAAGAGTATTTCTGTTGATGATGCAATAACCACAGCATTGAAAAATAATTTGGAATTACAATCGCAACAACTCAATGTACAATCTTCTACCATCTTGAAAAAATCAGTGTTTGAATTACCTAAAACAAATGTCAATTTCCAGTTTGGGCAATACAACAGCATTAATCAGGACAAGGCTTTTCAGGTTTCGCAAAGTATTCCATTCCCTACTTACTATTCCGCAAAATCAAGTTTGTATAAAGCCGAATTGCAAAGTAGTGAATTGCAACAGCAAGCCACAGCCAACGAAATAAAAGCACAGGTTCAATATTGGTTTTATCAGTTGCAGTATTTGCAAACAACTAAAAAGCAACTGCAATCTTTAGACAGTTTGTATAATGATTTTGTGAGTGCAGCAGCATTGCGATACAAAACAGGTGAAACAAATTTGTTGGAGAAAACCACAGCCGAAACCAAGCGGGGACAACTTTCACAGTTGCTCAAACAAAACGAAACAGATTTTGCAACGGCTTACAATTCCCTTAAAACACTAATGAATACAAGCGAAGATTTTACAATAACCGTAAATGAAAATTGGCAACCGCTTATTTTTAGCAGTTCATTTGACACAACCCTAATTGCAAATAATCCAACGCTTAAAGTATTGTATCAGCAATCAGTAATTGCAGAACAAAACAAAAAGTTAGAAACGGCTTCAACTTTACCCGATTTTAATGTGGGTTATTTCAACCAGTCGTTAATCGGAGTGCAAAGCATCAATGGAGCAGATGTAAATTTTGACGGTAGCAAACGTTTTCAGGGTTTTAATGTAGGTATCAGTATTCCTATTACATTTTTTAGCAACGCTTCCAAAATAAAATCGCTTGACTATAAACAACAGGCATTGCAAAAAGAAGCTGACAACGGAAAACTGATTTTACAAACCCAATTGCAAAATGCTTTTCAACAATACAGTCAAAATTTGTCGCAATACAACTACTACAAATCAACCGCTTTGCCCAATGCCGAAATAATTATCAGCACCGCAAAGGTTGGTTTCAAAAGTGGCGACATTGGCTACATTGAATACTTGCAAGCCTTACAAACCGCTACCGATGTGCAATTAAATTATCTGCAATCCATCAATCTAATTAACCAATCCATTGTCAACATCAATTTCTTAATCAATAAATAAAATTTCGCAAAAATGAAAAATATAATCTTCATGGCAGCCCTTGCAACATCCATCGTATTTGCATCCTGCAACAGCAATAAAACCGAAACTCACGGTGAAGAAACAGAGCATCACGATGAACACGAAAACACCAACACGGAAATGCTTACAGCCGAGCAAATGAAATCTATAAAAATAGAATTTGGCAGCATTGAGAAAAAGCAACTCACCGCCTCACTTAAAGCCAACGGAATTTTAAAAGTGCCAAATCAAAACAGAGCAAATGCCACAGCATCATTGGGCGGTGTAATAAAATCTATTTTGGTTCAAACAGGAAATTCGGTTAGTAAAGGACAAACCATTGCCACCATTTCAAACAATTCTTTTATCACAATGCAAGAGGAATATTTAAGTGTTTCTTCAAAAACAGAATTGGCACAATTGGAATTTGCCCGACAAAAAGAATTGCAACAAGGCAACGCAGGAGCATTGAAAAATTTGCAGTCAGCCGATGCTGAACTTAAAACATTGAAGGCAAGAAAAGCGAGTTTGCAAAAGCAGTTAGAACTTATTGGTATCAACACCGCTTCACTCACAAGCGAAAATATCCAATCAGTTGTAAATATTTCAAGCCCCATAAACGGCACAATAAGCAATGTAATGGTAAACATCGGCAGCTATGTAGATGCCAACAACCCCATTGCCGAAATAGTGGATAACAGCCAACTGCATCTGGATTTGTATGTGTATGAAAAGGATTTGCAAAAACTCAAAGTTGGGCAAACTATTCACTTTACGCTAACCAACAACCCTGGTAAAGAATATGATGCCGATGTTTACGCCATTAGTAACACCTTTGAACAAAACACAAAAGCCATTGCCGTTCATGCAATGGTGAAAGGGAACAAGCAAGGATTGATTGACGGAATGAGCATAACTGCATTAGTAAGTTTAGAAAATGCTACTGTTGATGCCGTGCCTACCAATGCCATTGTAAACCACGAAGGGCAGGACTATATTTTTATTGTTACCGATGCTCATAGCGAAGAAGAACACCACAGCGAAACTGAAACAGCCGAACACAAACACGATGAAAGCGGACATCAGCATAGCGAAAAAGAAGAACCTGAACACAAAGAAGAAGGAACAACTTTTGAAAAAATTCCAATTCGTAAAGGCACTACCGATGTAGGTTACAGTGAAATTACTTTGCTCAAAGAAATTCCTGCCAACAGCAAAGTAGTTGTGAATGGAGCATTTTTCATTCTTGCAAAAATGAATAATAAAGGCGAGGCACACGCACATTAAAATTTAAAACAATGAAATTCAACACATCAATGCCAACATCACTAAAACCATATTTTCAAAAGGAACTAACCGAAGCTGAAAACACCTTTACCAAAAGGCATTTTCAGCAAAGTTGGCGACACTTAGAACGGGCACACATACTTGGACAGCCCTATCCAATTGCACATTCTTTTGTGCATTGGAAAATGTTAGAGTTCGGCATCAAAACAAAAAATACAAAAGAAATTATCGGACAAATTCCCCGCCTTTTAATAGGTGGCGTAAAATCCTTTGTCGGGAACATTCCACTTGGAAATACAGGCGGAGCTAATGTTCCGCCACTGCAACCAATGGAAATACCCGAAGATTTATTAATCATTATTCAAACACATTCAAGCAATGAAATTACCAATCAACGATAAAAAATTCATTTTTCTACTTTCAGCAATCATAATAGTAGTTGCGTTAGAAATTCTTTCAATCATCGGCATTCATATTCCAATGCCTTATGCACCATTTGTTTTCGCTGCATTCATTTTAGGCATTGGCTACAATGTTTTGTGGAACGGTTTAAAAGCAATCTTCAAACTCCAATTCAGTAGCATCAATTTACTAATGACAATTGCAGTTATTGGAGCATTTTATTTAGGCGAATATCCCGAAGCAGCAGTAGTAATAGTATTGTATGTTTTAGGTGAACGCTTGGAAGATATTGGAATTGAAAATTCAAAATCTGCATTAGATGAATTAGTAAGCAAAGCACCAAAGACCGCTTTTGTAAAATCAGAAAACGCAAATGTTGCCATTGATAAAATTACAGTCGGCACAATCATTCAAGTTAAAGCAGGTGAAATGATACCGCTTGACGGAAAAATAATTTCAGGAGAAACCACCGTTGACGAAGCTGCCATCACAGGCGAACCCATACCCAAAGACAAACACACAGGCGACAATCTTTTTGCAGGAACACTAAACAAAAATGGTTTTATAGAAATAGAAACAACAAAACTTTCTGTTGATACAACTTTCTCAAAAATCATTCGCCTCACCTTTGAAGCACAGGGCAATAAAAGCGAAACACAAAAATTCATTCAGCAATTTTCAAAGTATTACACACCTTCCATTATTGCAATGGCAATTTTAGTTTTCGTAATTCCTGTTTTCGTTTTGCAATTAGACCTCAATCATTGGTTGCAACAGGCAATTACACTTTTGGTTATCGCTTGTCCGTGTGCATTAGTCATATCAACACCCGTTGCAATCTATGCAGCCATCGGGAACGCATCAGCAAAAGGAGCATTAGTAAAGGGCGGAAAATACATCGAAGCATTGGCAAGCATCAAAGCAATTGCATTAGATAAAACACGAACCATTACTTTTGGAAATCCGATTGTATCAGATGTATTTCCTTTAAACGGAACAACCCGTGAAGAACTTTTGGCTTGCACCGCAGGAGCAGAAATATTTTCAGAACACCCATTAGCACAAGCCATTGTTGATGCAAGTAAAAAAGAAGGATTTGAACCACACAAAACCGAAGCATTTAAAAGCATAATGGGCAAAGGTGCGACTGCAAAATGTTTGGTGTGTGAAGACGAAACAATTTATGTAGGCAAGTTAGATTTCATAAATGAACATCAACCTGTTGACAAAGAAGCCGAGAAAATTGTAGCAGAACTTTCAGCACAAGGCAAAACAAGTGTAGTCGTAAGTTTTGGCGAAGGTGTGGCAGGTATTATAGGTTTAATGGACGAAATAAAACCCGACAGTGCAGCAGCATTAAAAGAAATAGAAGTAATGAACATAGAACCCGTTATGCTTACAGGCGACAGCGAAAAAGCAGCAAACTATATTGCACAGCAAGTCGGCATCAAAAAAATATTCGGAAATATGTTACCCGAAAACAAAGCCGACAAAATCAAAGAACTTTTACAGCAGTATAAATTCGTAGCAATGGTAGGCGATGGCATAAACGATGCACCAGCTTTAGCACAATCCACCGTAGGAATAGCTATGGGAGCAGCAGGCAGCGACACAGCAATAGAAACCGCAAATATTGCATTGATGAACGACAAACTTTCACTCATACCGTTTTTAATTCGGTTAAGTCAAAAAACATTACGCAGAATAAAACTCAACACCATTGGAGCAATAGCAGTAAAATTGATATTCATAACACTTGCATTCATCGGTTACAGCAATTTAGTTTTTGCAATTGCCGCAGACGTGGGAGTAACGCTAATAGTAATTTTGACGAGTTTACGACTGATGAATTACAAAGGATAAAATGGAGAGACCTGCAAACCCAAAACCGTCTGCATCTAAAGCCAACGCATTTGCACTCACATTTGCTTTTGCCTCAACGCACAGGCAGACGCAGCAAAAGTAAAAGAGAGTGCAAGCAACCGCACCCGTTCATCGCAGACAGACCCTGCAAACACGACCGACAACACTTCGGACGGACAGAAGGGCAGCTGATAACAGCGGTTTGGCAAAAGTGGCGGTTCTGTGCTTCGTAGGACAGTTTTTCGTAAATTTGAAGTGTGTGCTTCATATTAAAATTCAATGGTAAAACGCCACCTTCGCCAAGCCGCAAAACGTTATACACAATGCGCCAAGGAGACACACGAAAAGACATTCTACCAAAAATTATGACATTTAGACCTAAAAACATTTTTTTTTACCTTCAAACAAATCAATGGATTATTATAGGACTACTTTTCCTGCTTTCTCTTTTATTGTCCCTTCAAAATA
This Bacteroidota bacterium DNA region includes the following protein-coding sequences:
- a CDS encoding T9SS type A sorting domain-containing protein; its protein translation is MLKRTTIILSISLLTFTVSGQSIFQKTFGTTAYEEIWGLDKTYDGGFVLGGYTGFGNAYIIKLTAIGDTSWTRDINVGGMDLIYTIQQTNDSGFIAAGRTNGFGAGGLDMLLIKLDANGNNQWTKAIGGSADETVNSIEQTLDGGFIIAGNTYSFSSGLNDFYIVKTNSIGNIVWSKSIGGVGNDNAYSIIQNTDSSYIAVGLTSSVGAGGNDLLATKFDKNGNVTWMKTYGGGGDDRANSIQQTSDGGFIISGVTNSFGAGNYDFYLIKTDSSGNPTFQKTLGGVGNEWSYCVQQTNDLGYILTGYTTSFGAGSSDYYFIKTNSIGDTTWTKTFGGSMDDYATNVKQTPDNGYAIVGYGQSFGAGSHDFYFVKTDSNGNGICNQNTTATIVNSPISTVTIPTLTISSGGTVNSVIPILNSGTIVNTLCTNVGIEIIDKENVDINFFPNPLTDYATLNFENPENRKYIFNLYNVQGQLVRKIEQVTTETIILERQNLLNGLYFFQLITGAGVEMNGKLIIE
- a CDS encoding CusA/CzcA family heavy metal efflux RND transporter, yielding MLDKIIAFSIKNKFIIALMTLALIVWGVWSATKLPIDAVPDITNNQVQIITVCPTLAGQEVEQLVTYPIEQSIANLPDLEELRSISRFGLSVITVVFDDKVNIYFARQLINERLKEAESKIPKGVGTPELAPVSTGLGEVYQYIIHPKKGSESKYTAMDLRTMQDWIVARQLYGTPGIAEVNSFGGQLKQYEVAVNPDRLIAMGITIPEIFTALEKNNENTGGAYIDKKPNAYFIRGVGLIGSFDDIKNIVVKTNPNGIPILIKDVAEVHLGSAVRYGAMTYNGEVDAVGGVVMMLKGANSADVVSRIKDKMATIQKSLPKDVVIEPYLDRTDLVNRAISTVEKNLIEGALIVIFVLVLFLGNLRAGLIVASAIPLSMLFALGLMNVFGVSANLMSLGAIDFGLIVDGAVIIVEATLHHLGMRKAIGKLSQSEMDNEVFVSASKIRSSAAFGEIIILIVYIPILTLVGIEGKMFSPMAQTVSFAIIGALILSLTYIPMMCAAFLSKNVSHKKTLSDRMMNFFQRIYAPLLEKAIRFKKVIVGVTVAVFVVSVFLFSRMGGEFIPTLQEGDFAFHCILPQGTSLSQSLETSMQASRLIKEFDEVKMVVGKTGAAEVPTDPMPPEATDMMIILKPQSEWKRDVSYDELAEEFEERLNTIPGVFFEKNQPIQMRFNELMTGIRQDVAVKIFGENMDTLLNYANKVNSVVQSVDGATEPSVERVAGLPQIVIKYNRSQIANYGLNIEDINHIVSTSFAGGSAGVVYENERKFELVVRLDSTHRNNIDDVSHLYIPTTNGTQIPLSQVAEIKMELGPAQISREDGKRRIVVGFNIKGRDVESVVTDIQKELNEKVKLPEGYYYTYGGTFENLQAASKRLMIALPVALALIFMLLYFTFSSVKQAALIYTAIPMSAIGGVFALLIRDMPFSISAGIGFIALFGVAVLNGIVLIGTFNQLAKDGMTDIIQRIKEGTKIRLRPVLMTATVASLGFLPMALSHGAGAEVQKPLATVVIGGLLTATFLTLFVLPLLYVLFSPKRKINISTASILVFALLSFNAANAQSPTTKSISVDDAITTALKNNLELQSQQLNVQSSTILKKSVFELPKTNVNFQFGQYNSINQDKAFQVSQSIPFPTYYSAKSSLYKAELQSSELQQQATANEIKAQVQYWFYQLQYLQTTKKQLQSLDSLYNDFVSAAALRYKTGETNLLEKTTAETKRGQLSQLLKQNETDFATAYNSLKTLMNTSEDFTITVNENWQPLIFSSSFDTTLIANNPTLKVLYQQSVIAEQNKKLETASTLPDFNVGYFNQSLIGVQSINGADVNFDGSKRFQGFNVGISIPITFFSNASKIKSLDYKQQALQKEADNGKLILQTQLQNAFQQYSQNLSQYNYYKSTALPNAEIIISTAKVGFKSGDIGYIEYLQALQTATDVQLNYLQSINLINQSIVNINFLINK